From the genome of Athalia rosae chromosome 3, iyAthRosa1.1, whole genome shotgun sequence:
AAGCATATCAGTGCAATAAACTTGCGGGTGTCTAGGAAAAATGTTCTTTGCGATCACTggaataatagtaatgattgAACAACTAGTAGAGGTCACGTAGACTCACCCCCTTTTGATTGTTCGCATCTCTCTGAGCTGATATTTCCATTATTTATTCTACGCAGATGTCCGAGCTGCAAGATACTATAACAGGCAAAGATACCCTTGCTGCCGAATTACGCAATCAAGTTGATGATTTGCAATATGAGTTGAATAAGGTACGCTCTAGAAACGACAAGTTGGAGCATCATCTTGGGGAAGCCATTGAAAAGTTAAAGGCATTCCAGCAAATACACGGCACCGATGAGAAAGGATCAAACAAACCCAGTACATTGGTTGCTTCCAGTGTCTCCCAGACAAAGGTAACCACAGAGattacattttgaaaaaatgatttgatGTTTATGTGGTACCAACCTATTTCTCAATTGTTTCAAATTATGCCGGAATTTGATGACTTAAATTTTTACTAATGGATCTTGATGTATTTTAGGTTGAAGACCTACAGCGTGAACTAGAAGAAACACGCGAGCTCGCGAACAATAGACTGCAAGAATTGGATAAGCTTCACCAACAGCACAGGGACGCGCTCAAAgatgtggaaaaattgaaaatggatGTCAGTAGTGATCATAGCGTTTTAATATCAAAACCTTCCTTCAAGTTGACTACCTTTAGTCTTAAGTGCATAGTGATGCAAATCTGATGACAAAGATTGCTGTTCATTTGTGTCGCAGATTCGCCAGCTGCCAGAATCAGTCATCGTTGAAACAACTGAATACAAGTGTCTCCAGTCGCAGTTCTCTGTCCTGTATAATGAGTCTATGCAATTGAAGACTCAGCTAGACGACGCTCGGCAACAGCTTCAGTCCAGTAAAAACGCGCATCTTCGTCACATAGAGATGATGGAGGCAAGGAGACTTGTTAACACCGCTCATAagtgtatgaaatattttctggaGGTATGATAAGATTAGCAATCATTGGTTACAGAGTGAAGAGCTAATGGCTCAGAAGAAATTGCGCGGAGAGTGTATTCAGCTTGAGGATGTACTCGCTCAGCTTCGGAAAGAATACGAAATGCTGCGTATAGAGTTTGAACAGAATTTGGCTGCCAACGAACAGACAGGACCGATCAACAGAGAGATGCGACATCTGATCACTTCCTTACAGAATCATAATCAGCAACTGAAGGGAGAAGTACACCGGTATAAGCGGAAATACAAGGAAGCCTCTGCGGAGATACCAAGGGTAACAATATTCCTTGTCAATATTCTAGCTTGTTCGCATACTGAACTGTTTAATCCGTTAACCGTtgtatgataatgaaaattctcattcataactgttttctttgattcattaTACAACTAATGACCTGCGCAGCTTAAGAAAGAAGTGGAAGAAGCAACAAATAGATTGGGTCAACAAGTAGCccaagaaaacaaagaaggcAGCAGTTCCGATTGTAGTGGAAAGGAGGAGGATACATCGAGCTCTCTATCAGGTTCTACTCAGGTATGTACAATTTATCTTATCgtcaattgaatttcattctaCCAGATATCACCAGATATCAGATACCTTCAACACTTAACATCGTCATACCTGTTTTGACATATGATTTAGATCAAAGAGGAGTGTGGGGTCACTATCAAGAGGGAGAGTGGAGCtgatgaagaaattgaaactgTCGAAGTTGGCGAGGGAGAGTGTAGTAAGGGGACACCCGACTCGCTGCTCCTTGCATCACCGACCCTCAGGAAGGAAAAAGACattaagagagagaaagatataAAAAAGGAAGCTATCAAAACGGAACATCGCGATCTCGGTCATCGATCTAAGGAAACGAAATTAGCTGACTCGGAATTGGTCAGGGATCTCAAGGCTCAACTCAAGTGCGTATCGCCAGATCAATTCGCAATCTTCGTTCGATTTGCTTCTGTCAATATCCAAGTGTCATTTCAAAGACTGACCGCAAGCCCTCgactttcgacttttttttttatcagggaAACTTGTACGTTCAATGAAAAACGTGATGAAATTTTGTAGGAAAGCAGTAAACGAGATGAAAGAGATGAAGCTATTACTGGACATGTATAAGGGTGTTGGGAAAGAACAACGCGACAAAGTGCAACTAATGGCTGCTGAGCGTAAAACACGGGCGGAGGTTGAAGATTTACGTCAACAGATTAAGAAAATACAGGTAATGTTATTGAATGATGTCCCGATAACTTTTCACAACTTCTGTTAGGTGGGTGCATGGATGACCAGGTCACTAATTCGTATGTACAATTATCAGGAGAGCAAACGTGAGGAACGTAAAAAGCTAGCTGACGAGGATGCGcaattgaagataaaaaagcTGGAAGAGCAGGCGTACACTTTACAAAGACAGGTAGCCTCGCAGAAACAGGTAGATCACATTTCCACGCTTTACGTAAGTCATTTATTGCATGCATTGCCACTAATCTGCATCTTTTACTAGAATCATACAGAGCGTTGCCAACTAACATGAGTAAACTGACAGTTTTTTTatacaacaataattttttcaacaatatttaTTTCCTCATAATATTTGTCCATCTTGGAGATTCCTCAACTTTTCCAGAATTAGGGTGATGGCAATAGTAATGCCATGCAAGACTTTTCCTATTGtcgttaaattaaattaaatgtgAGATAAATATCAAGATTCGAGCGCGCTAGAAATGATACGGTACGGAAATGTAGTTTTGCTTATGCAGATAATGGCTGTGCATGTTCGTAGTGATAGTTTTGCTACGGGGATAGGATAGAACGGAGATGTAACGCTGAACAGAATTGCGTCTGGCTGCAGGAGGAGGAGGCCCTTCTGAATGAAATGGAAGTCACTGGGCAGGCATTTGAGGACATGCAGGAACAAAATTCAAGGCTCATTCAGCAATTACGGGAGAAGGATGATGCTAACTTCAAACTGATGACCGAGCGGATAAAGAGTAATCAGCTCCACAAGCTGGCCAGGGAGGAAAAGGATGTTCTTAAGGAACAGGTGATCACGTTGACCACTCAGGTTGAAGCTGCCAATGTGGTTGTCAGGAAACTAGAAGAGAAGGAACGACTATTACAAAATTCGCTTGCAACAGTTGAAAAGGAATTGGCACTGAGACAACAAGCAATGGAAATGCACAAACGGAAAGCCATAGAGAGTGCTCAGTCTGCTGCAGATCTGAAGCTGCATCTTGGTTAGTCACTAACACCATGTCGCCCAGcagtcatttttcaaatgaacaaGTTCTAGAAATCGGTCATCCCCAGATTCATATTTTGAGCCGCACCAGCGGCACCAAACTTTTTTTACCGGTTTTCATCTATCTCCACCTCTCCCTTATCTATTCTGTAAAGTCatctattatttttcagaaaagtATCATTCGCAAATGAAGGAGGCACAGCAGGTTGTGGCGGAAAAAACTAGCTCCTTGGAAGCGGAGGCatataaaacgaaaagattACAGGTGATATGCTCATTATCTACAACtacttatgtatgtacgttccTATAAGTATGTTCTTGAACAAGTGATGACAGTGTTTCCCATAACATGTATATGATTTGCTCTGTATCGGACAAAAGTTACTTTCTATACTTTTGCgttcaaaaattatacgaatttatttctcctttCTAATTAATATTTCAGGAAGAAATTGCACAGTTACGAAGAAAAGtggaaagaatgaagaaaattgagctggcaGAGACATTGGACGAGGTGATGGCCGAAGAGTTACGGGAGTACAAGGAAACTCTGACTTGTCCGTCGTGTAAAGTTAAGCGCAAAGACGCTGTGCTTACAAAGtgttttcatgttttttgTTGGGACTGTTTGCGTACACGTTATGAAACACGTCAACGTAAGTGTCCGAAGTGTAATTGTGCGTTTGGTGCTAATGACTATCACCGACTCTACCTATCGACATGAAGAACTGGTCGATCGACTAACATTTCCTGGTGATGCATCGTTCACTTGGTTCTGACGAGGCCGAAGAAGGCATTTGCTCGTAACTGAACTTGGATTTCTCACttaacatttttcaatgtaataCCGTAAACTGCTATTCATCGATTATACCAGTACTCTCGTAATACTTCCAAACTATTCCTGTTGGTATTCCGGATGCAGATAGAAGCCGACGTAGTCTGATACAATTCTTGACCGCCATGTGAGGAAAAAGTTTATGAAACGCAAATAAATTACATTTTAATTTACAGCAAGTTTTCCTCACTCTAATCTTGAGTCAAATtggttcagaaaaaaaaaacatttcctaTTTtagatgtttttttattttgtactaAAATATGTATCAGAACAATCGGGGGTGAATAAAAATGGTAGACAAGTTATGAATTGGGAACAACAGGTTCGAACCGATGAATCAGGCCATCTCGATGTCATCGGTTTGTTTGGTAGGCGTTGCGAGTACGTACGGGTCGTAGGTCCATGTCGGGAATACCCTTTTGTACAAATTCATCAGAACAGTGTCTTGAGATTTTAACTGCCCGTCGAATACACACTTCATATGCCCGTGTGTACCTGTAATTTGACACAGTGTAAAATAGCACGATGAAATATACAATAGTGCAATGCGAAGAGACAAACCTAGCGGCTCTTTGATGTGACCTCGACGACCGTGCTTAGTACGCAGCTGTACAGGTTTGAACCAATTGATATCCTCTCGATTGAAAAACATAAACCGCACAACGGCTGATCGCTTGTGAATTTTGAAAGGATACCCACTAAGAACAACTCTTTTAATCACTAGTCTATCCGGATTCACCGAAAGCACGCTTCCCGTCGCAATCAGTTCCTAGAACATGCCATTCAATGGAAAATAGAATGTTTGTCCTCTGCTCTGGTAAGAGGGTGACTTACCAGATCGCCGGCTTGATTTTCGATGTAACACATAACTGGACAGGGTGGGAATGTTACTGGCGCGTACATACTCGCAACCACCGTACTTCCAGGATGAAAGTATCGTTCGTACTGAAAAACGATAGCAGCTTTCTTTTACGAACCTCATACGATTGATAGACGTCGCCAGGGTTCTTCCTTATTCAAACCGGTCGTCAGTACATTGGTTTTTACCTTATGTTTACTGCCATTAGTATGCTGACTGAAAATTGGCAAAGCATAGAACTTTCTGAATCCGCATTGGAACAGTAATCTCGTCTTGGATTCAATAGCTTTGCTATTATTGGTCGTGCGCTTTAAGACAACATTCAGAACGGACATCTTATGTTCATGCGGCAGTAAGCCAAACAGTATCAGTGGTTGCTCCACTTTGGTGATGTAAGCCTTGTAGAGATCCTGGTTCACCTCGGTAACATGTATAGTTATGTACCAGCCGGGCTGTAACATTAATTCTATTGATAATGGCCTTGCACAGTCGGCATGACTCGTCCGAGTCTGAGTCACTACTACAGCGGATAAATGCAACCGAGGTGTAATTAAATTAAGCAGACGCCGCCTTGTGACATGAAGGATGATCGTTGATCTCACCGTTGGTCCGCACTCGTTCCAACTCTTCTTCAATATACGTTTCCGCGTGCGATCAAAATTCTCAAACTGGAAGATTCTTGCGTAGTCGGCCGGTAGGTTTTCCTTGGGATCCCAAGGACTTGTTCTGAATGATTCCAGGCCTCGGTATTTCGCGAAATATTCTCTGGCTGGTACGTTTTGGGGTGTGTCCTTTTCATCGGGAAACAGGGCGTCCAATTTCGCTTCTACATACAAGCACATGTcatatatttaatttaatgACATTCGTCGCTATATCTCAAGCAGTTTCTTTGATTGCGAGATGTAAGTAATTGATCAACCTTTGAATTTGATAATAGCTTGACGTTCTTCTTGCATGTCCATCTGTTGATCATATCGTTGGTCGTCAAGTGCAGCGTCGGAAGAGATTGTCATGGTTTCGTAGTCGTTCTCATCTCCAGATTCATTTTCGCTAAGCTCATACATCGAGGTTGGCTGCTCTGCATCAACTGCCATTCCTTCATCGCTTCCCTCATCAGACCCAGATTCCGATCCTTGATTTAATTCTTCTGTAGAGATTTGTAATTTACGTCAAAAATGACATATCGAGCAACAGAGACAAATATCGATGATTATCAAAGACCCACCATCGTCTACATCGGGTATCCAAGCTGCTTGATAAGAGGAAGTTCCTTTGGGAAGTAGCTTTACAACCTTCGTTTTTGTCAGTTTAATTTCGGCATCTGCCAATTCTTCACTGGTTGGCCAGGTTTGTTCAGCATCCAAGGGATCAGGTATATACTCCGACTGCAAAGATTCCTGTGACCGGAAAAACTTGATTTAAATAATTGCCAGCATATATGAAtgaagatatgaaaaaataccgCTTCTACCTGTATGTTTGAGTCAACTCGTTCCAAAATTCGTGTCGCAGCATTTTTGCCCATCTCAAAATCACTTGCTGTACAAAGATCTTtggtccgttttttttccaaaggatAAATGTCTTGTGGCGCATCGATTTGTGACATTTGAAACTCTCCAAATCCAGGTATGTGTACTAGGCCATTTACCGACATTCGTGAGCCGCGTAAATAACCAGTTACTTCCAAGGTGCCGTGGCCCTTTAACATCTGTTCAATAGTGGCAAAGATTTAACTTGATATACAATGTTTCGACAACACCTAACATTGTTCATGAACATATGGCAGGGGTTATTACAGGTGCTGGCTGTTGGCAAAGATCTCAATTGGCAATCGATAGCGGTACATACGGTTTGATCTCCAGTTTTGAATGTAACATTTTCGGCTAGCAGATGTGGTCGGTTATCTCTATAGGACAGGCTCCTCCGCTTTTGCAATCCCAGGCGTCTAAGGACATTTAATGCATCTATCGTTTTTTCTAGGGGCATAACTTTTTCATCTGGTAGCCACTTGGAAATCAACTTTTGCACTTGTTGCTTGCTATCATGCCATTTCTATTGAGACAAATGAAacatgtaaattttcaaaaggtgAACATTCTAGCGCCAAAGGACAAAATCCTTTTCCAAACTTGGATAATGATTCGTAATACCTTAGGATGGATGGTTTCCAAATCCATAACCGCTACTACGACACTAGGAAGACCCTGGGCTATCATTGCGGTCATGATTTCTTCTCCCCAGTTATCAATAGGCGCGTCCGTTGATCCACTTGTGGATTTTCGAATGGCCGGAACCaggaataaaatcgaatccGCAATTTTAGCAGCGTCCAAATTGGCAAAAGTGTCTCCCAGTGAGgggaaaatgaacgaaaatctcTGTTTGAATCTTGGCATACTGAAAATGTAAGAGATCTCATCAGCGGGTGAATCCAATATTAACTGGTTTGTTTGTTAATATGGTGTACGAGATCTAGACAGAAGTGACTTATTCAGAAAAGCGGGACACATCGTCATAAGCCAACTAATTTATAGACTGGTAATAAACGTAGCGTGCTTCCTCTGGTTCTTAACCATGGACACTGTATTTGTTTATACCCAATGTGAATGACGCCTGTGGGGCTTTTTGAAACGATTGCTGCTTCGTCAGTGCCAGTTAGCAGAGACAGGGCCGATTGGGGATCAAAATCCTGATTCAGTGGAATTACAGCAACGAGTAAGGGGGCTGCCAATGATCCACCAAGACTCCGCTTCTTTGTTAGAACctcttcgcgtttttttttgcgtatCTGCTGGGACTGATTTCTGCGTTCCTCCTTTCTCAATTCCCTGCAAGCTCGTTTCAACATTGACTGTGAAGCGACTTTACCTAAATGATCGTGCACATGAAACCCATTAGTAAGATTTCTTCGCTGATGCCCACAAGGATGCAAAAATTGTTGAACGAGTATCAAAACACGTGAGCGTTCGATCTATTAAAGCGTTCTTCGGAGTAAAGTCGGACAAATTGTTAGTCGCGTACATACCTTTGACTTCATTATCAATGCTTCCTTTGCTACGGTGTCTGCCAGTTTTGTGTAATTTGTTCGACTGTTTAAACACACCTGAACGGTGTCTATCTTGTTTCTCTATTCCCATATTAATGGTAGCAGTTATTTTGAGCACATGAACAGCGACAAATAATCCGAGAACGAGGTTGTATGAAAACGATCGGACCTATGAATACCTCACGGACTTGGGTAACCTAGTGGTTGTGTAAATAGGTAGTAAGTAAGTGAGTTGATTTCAGTGGTCTCTAGGCTCGGCATAGGAAATATAAGGATGtaggaaatatttcatatgtCCGTGGGTCTAGGGGTCTAGCCGCCTCAAGACCACCAAACGCGAGACCAAACGCAGCTCTAAATTCGGTGTGCAGGTTGGTGAACGCAGCATAGATCGCGCCAGCGACCTAGGTTCAGGCAAATTTTTCTgcgattccaaaatttttctctgttGCCGCGGTCGGTTTTCACGGGGAGGCACGGACGTGGGCACGGAACAGAAGGACTAGCTATTGTTATTCTGTGGCACGGAGGCACGGTGGCCACTGAGTCGGTGGCAACGGGAACGGGGTAGTGGGAACGTCGATCTCTTTAGTTTGTcttgtttttcatcttttactGATTTTAAAGTTTgagtttcgttaattttttggcTCCATTGTCGTCGATTTCGGACGAACTCTCGAAAATTAATGAGTTCTGAAGTAGTTTGAAGGAGCTTCGGCTAGCCGGAGTACACAAACAAAAGTAACAACAAAAATGGCGTTAGAAGAGGAGGCCCAGATTTGTAGGCTTTGCGGGCAGTGCGAGAGCATCTACATTGATGTCTTCGGGGAAGAGGGAACAAAGCGATATCTGAGCCTAAAAATCCATACGAAAGTCAATATTTTGGTGAGTTAATTTTTAGTTACTAACCCCTAAGATATTACTAGGTAACGGTAAGTGCCGCTGTTATTACTACACGCTGAGAATCCTGTATACGACCACGTGAACAAGTTGGGCTTTAATTTTCTCTACAAGCTCACCACCAACGATCAAAACCGGTGCCGAATTGATCAACAGTTATTCCCTACACGAGGTGTTCTGCGATTCCATTACTCACTATTATCCCGTATTCCGATTCTTTGGACTTGACATGTCATGTGACAAACGGTATTCTGTACTGAGTGAGGGTCTCTTTTATGAGGAATGCCGCTGAGTTCTCACGTGTATCTAGAAAGCTTATTGGACAATGGagtagaaatcattcttttctcaGAGCGTCGTAGTTCACAAGTTTGATACAACTTGTGTGATTACTATGTGCAAATTGCTGGTGAAATTGCAGGTTGAAATATTGCAATTCCAGATGTTCAGGTAGATATACAATAATACAATATGATATGCATGACGATATGTTCCAAGCTTGCATTTAGATATGAAATTACCGAATATAGTTAATATCATATAtgagttgaaatattttgcaaTATAAGACAAAGTGTTTTGAAATATCAGTTTACTGTTACGCAGGCAGATACTGTAGTTTGTACGCTGCCATATGATCACATTGAAAGTAAGTTGGATCAACTGCAGTAGGGTATAGAGCGGTAGGGTTTTGAAACGACTCGTAGTtggtttccaaatttttcagttcttAGTTCGATGTGGAATttagttatatttttcatcgcaccATATCAAATTGAGCATCAAAACTATGAATGTTCGATTAAACATGATCACATCtttttaatatttgaaaatatatcccAGTGAacaatattttgttttcattagTTTTTACCACTTCTCATCAGTACACATTTCTTTGTTACCCACTACACTGTTAAGTCTTAGAATTTTTCTCTGAACCACAGATAGATGAGAGGGACCCGCTGCCCAAGGCGATCTGCGTACAGTGCCTGGGCAAGCTGGAATTCGTTTGCGATTTTCAGGAGGAATGCCTTCGCACCCAACAACTGTTGCGCGATCGTTTCAATTGGCCATCTCCCAGTGACATTGTAAGTGATATATACCTATTGTTATCACTTGTAACATTAGCTATATTTTCATAGCTCTGCCGCTCTATTACTCATCATGCCAGTGTTCTCGGTTGTGAGTTGTTGTTTTTCAATAGGGAGCTCACAAATTCGTCTACTCTATGTTTCTTTGCTAACTTCTTTTCTGCTTTTCGAATTCAATCTAAATCACTCTACAGTTCCTCTACacgggtaaaaaatatttgtagcTACAAATCAGTCAGATCAGGTGTAGTAGTAATTCTGGTAGTTTCCTGCTTCGGTGAATCTAATTAGTGAGTAATTCGGAGAGTAATTTGCTCTGTCCACAGGACGAAATCAAAGTTGAAGATACTCCAGTTTCGTCAGTAAACAACAATAATACCAACCAAAATCAGAACCCTCCGGACATTGTCATTAATGATGCTGACGACATTGATTGTtttaaagaagaagaacagaGTTCATCTTGGAACGTTGCACCTGCCACAACCGACAATACTCCAAGAATTTTGATTGACGTGAAACGAGTGAAACCATCGTCTAGAAACATACCAGTTGAACACCACAATGGCATCACTATCACTGGAAATGTGGTGCAGTCTGTAACAACATCCTCAACCCCGTTAGATATATTACCAAATGATGACATTTTGAGTATTCAAATTCCTTCGACAAAGAACATCTTACCTGAGTTTGATATCGATGAAATCTGTCGTAGCGTTCCAATCGCCAATAGGTTGCGTAGTCAAGGAAACAACAGCGAAAGCAATTCTTTGGTGACACGTCATACCTTAGATAGGCCTCGTTTTCTCCAAGAAAATGACGAtgtgatacaaatacctacatCAGCTCTAAATAAGGTTCTGACTACTATTGCCAATTCTGACAACACGCAAGTCACAGTCAAGGAATCTACTAGTGTAAACGATGCTAACGGCGATCTGAATTTCCTTGTTGAGCttcgtcgtaaaaaaaatgcagagcTGGTGACTATTTTGGCTAAAGTATTTCCTGATCAGGGATCATGTATAGTGGATCGTGGAGCAATCATAAAGCTCTTGGAGAATCAAAATGACTCTGAGATGCAAGCAATCGTTGCCAAAGTCTTGGGTCAGTTCAATTCCAATGAGGATGACATTAACAATGGGGAGACAAAATTGGTTGTTGGAAGGAATCCTGAGGACCTTTTCCGCATGGACGGAGAAGAAATAAGCGTTGAAGAGAACATAGAACAAGTGAGCGTTGAGAACCGTACCCGCTACATTTGTAGACTCTGTCGAAAGAAGTATAGTCGCAAGGACAAATGCACTGTGCATGTCAAAACCCACCTGGGAATAAAGCAATATCTTTGTACTCTCTGCCCTGCAAAGTTCGTCTGCAAATCGGATGTACTCAAACACATAAGGTCAACACACACAAATCCTAGGCCGTTCCAGTGTCCAAAGTGCCCGAGAAGGTTGCGTTCAAAATTTGACCTTATCGAACACGACAATGTTCATGAAGGTATAAAGCCTTATTCGTGCAGCGAATGCGGGCTAAGATATCATCACAAAGTATCCCTGCAAATGCATGCCAAGTCCCACCTACCCTCGCAGAATCTTGCATGTGAATACTGCGGTAACGTTTTCCCATTCCGAACGAGACTTTTGAGCCACATAGCTAGTGTTCATATGAAAAACAGGCGCAATTTCCGATGTCACTTCTGTTACAACTTATACTCCAGTCTCTCAGTGCTCAATAACCACATAAAATCTAGCCATGCTGCTACACATGTTTGTGAAATATGTGGTAAGGAATTCAAGGTCAAATCGAAATACAAAACTCATGTCCTCCAGCATGAAAACCCAAGACCTTTCAGCTGTCCTGTTTGTAAGAACAAGTATGCCTCGCGGACTTTTCTAAGCGAGCATCTCTCCAAGCATCAGGGAATCCGTAAACACATATGCCAGAAATGTGGAGCCACTTTTGCTCAGGCAAGCCACCTGGCTGCACATCGACACGTtcatggtgaaaaaaaatactcatgCCCCGATTGTGGGCGGAGATTCAACAGGCAAGACAATATGAAGGTGCACAGAAAACGACACTTCAAACCGGCGTCCACTAGGCCAAAAGAACAGAATCGTCTGCCCAAGCAATCTCCGAAAGAGAACAGCACCCCACCTTCttctgattgaaaaatagtttGTTCCTGTACATGCCCACCATTTATAACGAGGGTCGGCCAAAGTTTTGCCATGATTCCGATAGTGCTTCTATCTCATTATTAGACTGACGAGTGGATATACTTCATTTCGGATTTGCCATCTGAACCCATATGCAGGCAACTCATGACTGCATAGTTGCCAAATTCCATTTCAAATCTTCActtcaataaaatattcttagATAGATTTTATGGGCTACGAGAGCCATTACGGGCTTCCAAGACagaatttttcaccaaatGTTATAGCTATCTTAAGGGGGACGACTTTTGAAAAAGTGC
Proteins encoded in this window:
- the LOC105685506 gene encoding pre-rRNA-processing protein TSR1 homolog isoform X2, which encodes MGIEKQDRHRSGVFKQSNKLHKTGRHRSKGSIDNEVKGKVASQSMLKRACRELRKEERRNQSQQIRKKKREEVLTKKRSLGGSLAAPLLVAVIPLNQDFDPQSALSLLTGTDEAAIVSKSPTGVIHIGMPRFKQRFSFIFPSLGDTFANLDAAKIADSILFLVPAIRKSTSGSTDAPIDNWGEEIMTAMIAQGLPSVVVAVMDLETIHPKKWHDSKQQVQKLISKWLPDEKVMPLEKTIDALNVLRRLGLQKRRSLSYRDNRPHLLAENVTFKTGDQTMLKGHGTLEVTGYLRGSRMSVNGLVHIPGFGEFQMSQIDAPQDIYPLEKKRTKDLCTASDFEMGKNAATRILERVDSNIQESLQSEYIPDPLDAEQTWPTSEELADAEIKLTKTKVVKLLPKGTSSYQAAWIPDVDDEELNQGSESGSDEGSDEGMAVDAEQPTSMYELSENESGDENDYETMTISSDAALDDQRYDQQMDMQEERQAIIKFKEAKLDALFPDEKDTPQNVPAREYFAKYRGLESFRTSPWDPKENLPADYARIFQFENFDRTRKRILKKSWNECGPTPGWYITIHVTEVNQDLYKAYITKVEQPLILFGLLPHEHKMSVLNVVLKRTTNNSKAIESKTRLLFQCGFRKFYALPIFSQHTNGSKHKYERYFHPGSTVVASMYAPVTFPPCPVMCYIENQAGDLELIATGSVLSVNPDRLVIKRVVLSGYPFKIHKRSAVVRFMFFNREDINWFKPVQLRTKHGRRGHIKEPLGTHGHMKCVFDGQLKSQDTVLMNLYKRVFPTWTYDPYVLATPTKQTDDIEMA
- the LOC105685506 gene encoding pre-rRNA-processing protein TSR1 homolog isoform X1; the encoded protein is MGIEKQDRHRSGVFKQSNKLHKTGRHRSKGSIDNEVKGKVASQSMLKRACRELRKEERRNQSQQIRKKKREEVLTKKRSLGGSLAAPLLVAVIPLNQDFDPQSALSLLTGTDEAAIVSKSPTGVIHIGMPRFKQRFSFIFPSLGDTFANLDAAKIADSILFLVPAIRKSTSGSTDAPIDNWGEEIMTAMIAQGLPSVVVAVMDLETIHPKKWHDSKQQVQKLISKWLPDEKVMPLEKTIDALNVLRRLGLQKRRSLSYRDNRPHLLAENVTFKTGDQTMLKGHGTLEVTGYLRGSRMSVNGLVHIPGFGEFQMSQIDAPQDIYPLEKKRTKDLCTASDFEMGKNAATRILERVDSNIQESLQSEYIPDPLDAEQTWPTSEELADAEIKLTKTKVVKLLPKGTSSYQAAWIPDVDDEELNQGSESGSDEGSDEGMAVDAEQPTSMYELSENESGDENDYETMTISSDAALDDQRYDQQMDMQEERQAIIKFKEAKLDALFPDEKDTPQNVPAREYFAKYRGLESFRTSPWDPKENLPADYARIFQFENFDRTRKRILKKSWNECGPTPGWYITIHVTEVNQDLYKAYITKVEQPLILFGLLPHEHKMSVLNVVLKRTTNNSKAIESKTRLLFQCGFRKFYALPIFSQHTNGSKHKKAAIVFQYERYFHPGSTVVASMYAPVTFPPCPVMCYIENQAGDLELIATGSVLSVNPDRLVIKRVVLSGYPFKIHKRSAVVRFMFFNREDINWFKPVQLRTKHGRRGHIKEPLGTHGHMKCVFDGQLKSQDTVLMNLYKRVFPTWTYDPYVLATPTKQTDDIEMA
- the LOC105685507 gene encoding zinc finger protein 23-like isoform X5 — encoded protein: MALEEEAQICRLCGQCESIYIDVFGEEGTKRYLSLKIHTKVNILDEIKVEDTPVSSVNNNNTNQNQNPPDIVINDADDIDCFKEEEQSSSWNVAPATTDNTPRILIDVKRVKPSSRNIPVEHHNGITITGNVVQSVTTSSTPLDILPNDDILSIQIPSTKNILPEFDIDEICRSVPIANRLRSQGNNSESNSLVTRHTLDRPRFLQENDDVIQIPTSALNKVLTTIANSDNTQVTVKESTSVNDANGDLNFLVELRRKKNAELVTILAKVFPDQGSCIVDRGAIIKLLENQNDSEMQAIVAKVLGQFNSNEDDINNGETKLVVGRNPEDLFRMDGEEISVEENIEQVSVENRTRYICRLCRKKYSRKDKCTVHVKTHLGIKQYLCTLCPAKFVCKSDVLKHIRSTHTNPRPFQCPKCPRRLRSKFDLIEHDNVHEGIKPYSCSECGLRYHHKVSLQMHAKSHLPSQNLACEYCGNVFPFRTRLLSHIASVHMKNRRNFRCHFCYNLYSSLSVLNNHIKSSHAATHVCEICGKEFKVKSKYKTHVLQHENPRPFSCPVCKNKYASRTFLSEHLSKHQGIRKHICQKCGATFAQASHLAAHRHVHGEKKYSCPDCGRRFNRQDNMKVHRKRHFKPASTRPKEQNRLPKQSPKENSTPPSSD
- the LOC105685507 gene encoding zinc finger protein 23-like isoform X4, with the protein product MALEEEAQICRLCGQCESIYIDVFGEEGTKRYLSLKIHTKVNILIDERDPLPKAICVQCLGKLEFVCDFQEECLRTQQLLRDRFNWPSPSDIDEIKVEDTPVSSVNNNNTNQNQNPPDIVINDADDIDCFKEEEQSSSWNVAPATTDNTPRILIDVKRVKPSSRNIPVEHHNGITITGNVVQSVTTSSTPLDILPNDDILSIQIPSTKNILPEFDIDEICRSVPIANRLRSQGNNSESNSLVTRHTLDRPRFLQENDDVIQIPTSALNKVLTTIANSDNTQVTVKESTSVNDANGDLNFLVELRRKKNAELVTILAKVFPDQGSCIVDRGAIIKLLENQNDSEMQAIVAKVLGQFNSNEDDINNGETKLVVGRNPEDLFRMDGEEISVEENIEQVSVENRTRYICRLCRKKYSRKDKCTVHVKTHLGIKQYLCTLCPAKFVCKSDVLKHIRSTHTNPRPFQCPKCPRRLRSKFDLIEHDNVHEGIKPYSCSECGLRYHHKVSLQMHAKSHLPSQNLACEYCGNVFPFRTRLLSHIASVHMKNRRNFRCHFCYNLYSSLSVLNNHIKSSHAATHVCEICGKEFKVKSKYKTHVLQHENPRPFSCPVCKNKYASRTFLSEHLSKHQGIRKHICQKCGATFAQASHLAAHRHVHGEKKYSCPDCGRRFNRQDNMKVHRKRHFKPASTRPKEQNRLPKQSPKENSTPPSSD